A window of the Citrus sinensis cultivar Valencia sweet orange chromosome 9, DVS_A1.0, whole genome shotgun sequence genome harbors these coding sequences:
- the LOC102615531 gene encoding stem-specific protein TSJT1 — MLAIFHKAFANPPEELHSPASQKCSKRPKLPEDTLSDFLSRHPDNTFSMNFGHAAVLAYVPPHSPLTKDRRLFCGFEDIYCLFMGSLNNLCSLIRQYGLSKGTDEAMFVIEAYRTLRDRGPYPADQVVKDLDGSFAFVVYDSKAGTVFTALGSDGGVKLYWGIAADGSVVISDDLEVIKEGCAKSFAPFPQGCMFHSEGGLMSFEHPMNKIRAMPRVDSEGVMCGANFKVDKYTRINSIPRVGSEADWTNQWDSH, encoded by the exons ATGTTGGCGATATTTCACAAGGCGTTTGCCAATCCGCCTGAGGAGCTTCATAGCCCTGCGTCTCAAAAATGTTCGAAGAGGCCTAAACTCCCTGAGGATACCCTCAGTGACTTCCTCTCCCGTCACCCGGATAACACTTTCTCCATGAACTTTGGCCATGCTGCTGTTCTTGCTTACGTCCCCCCTCACTCCCCTTTAACCAAGGACCGAAGGTTGTTTTGCGGGTTTGAGGACATATACTGTCTGTTCATGGGGTCCTTGAACAACTTGTGTTCGCTGATCAGGCAATATGGGTTGTCAAAGGGAACCGATGAGGCCATGTTTGTGATAGAGGCGTATCGTACGCTCAGAGACCGGGGTCCTTACCCAGCTGACCAGGTTGTCAAGGATCTTGATGGGAGCTTTGCTTTTGTGGTCTACGATAGCAAGGCCGGCACGGTCTTCACTGCTCTG GGTTCTGATGGGGGAGTGAAGCTGTACTGGGGAATTGCAGCCGATGGATCTGTGGTCATATCTGATGACTTGGAGGTCATCAAAGAGGGATGTGCCAAGTCATTTGCTCCCTTCCCACAGG GGTGCATGTTCCACAGTGAAGGAGGATTGATGAGCTTTGAGCATCCAATGAACAAGATAAGGGCAATGCCAAGAGTAGATAGTGAAGGTGTCATGTGTGGAGCCAATTTCAAGGTTGATAAATACACTAGGATCAACAGCATTCCACGTGTGGGAAGTGAAGCAGACTGGACTAATCAATGGGACtcacattaa
- the LOC102615253 gene encoding ribosome biogenesis protein BRX1 homolog 1-like, which yields MGKKRKHTEIIEPTKKDDSLTEGRPKRTLLGWKDKIEMKETEAPGVFRNKEKVLVTCSRRINFRYRHLMLNVVSLLPHCKKDNKVEAKSSKGATLNELVELKSCSSCLFFECRKHKDLYLWMAKSPNGPSVKFLVNAVHTMEELKLTGNHLKASRPLLTFSSNFGKDAHWKLIKEMIIQIFGTPKEHRKSKPYHDHVFVFSIVDDHIWFRNYQITVPHNESDKVARGGLDKMTLVEVGPRFCLNPIKIFGGSFGGPTLYENPFYVSPNQIRALEKKNKAGKYAKKVKAKTRRKMHELSNPLEPDEFADMWKE from the exons ATGGGGAAGAAACGAAAGCACACTGAAATTATCGAACCCACAAAGAAAGATGACAGTCTTACCGAAGGGCGGCCAAAGCGGACGCTTTTGGGCTGGAAAGACAagattgaaatgaaagaaactGAAGCCCCAGGTGTCTttagaaacaaagaaaaggttttggTTACTTGCTCGCGTCGCATCAATTTCAG GTATAGGCACTTGATGTTGAATGTGGTGTCGCTTTTGCCTCACTGTAAGAAGGATAATAAAGTTGAGGCTAAAAGCAGTAAAGGTGCTACTTTGAATGAGCTTGTTGAGCTCAAGAGCTGTTCGTCCTGCTTGTTTTTTGAG TGTAGGAAACATAAAGACCTTTATCTGTGGATGGCCAAGAGCCCCAATGGTCCATCTGTGAAATTTTTAGTAAATGCGG TGCACACAATGGAAGAACTGAAGCTTACTGGAAACCATCTAAAAGCGTCACGACCTCTTCTGACATTCTCGTCTAATTTTGGTAAAGATGCCCACTGGAAACTTATAAAGGAAATGATCATTCAG aTATTTGGAACTCCAAAGGAGCACAGGAAGTCTAAGCCTTACCATGatcatgtttttgttttctccaTTGTTGATGATCACATATGGTTCAGGAATTACCAG ATTACAGTTCCTCATAATGAATCAGATAAGGTGGCTCGGGGAGGTCTGGACAAAATGACCCTTGTTGAG GTTGGTCCAAGATTTTGTTTGAAtccaattaagatatttggaGGCAGCTTCGGAGGACCAACACTATATGAGAATCCATTTTATGTATCACCAAATCAG ATTAGAGctctggagaagaagaataaggCCGGGAAGTATGCCAAGAAAGTTAAAGCTAAGACAAGGAGAAAGATGCACGAGCTTTCCAATCCATTGGAACCTGATGAATTTGCTGATATGTGGAAGGAATGA
- the LOC102614659 gene encoding lanC-like protein GCR2, which translates to MADRFFPNEMPETSLAVAAHETTTAQDSLTKLLSLPYTAVSDTLKNSALALKQTVVNETWGVSGKRVQDYTLYTGALGTAYLLFKAYQVTKNDNELKLCCDIVEACDSASRDSGRVTFICGRAGVCALGAVLAKHAGDERLLDHYLTKFKEIKLPSDLPNELLYGRVGFLWACSFLNKHMGKDTISTAQMRAVVDEIIKAGRRLANRGRCPLMYEWHGKKYWGAAHGLAGIMHVLMDMELKPDEVEDVKGTLRYMIKNRFPSGNYPSSEGSESDRLVHWCHGAPGVTLTLAKAAEVFGEKEFLQAAVDAGEVVWKRGLLKQVGICHGISGNTYVFLSLYRLTGNVEYLYRAKAFACFLYDRAQKLIAEGKMHGGDRPYSLFEGIGGMTHLFLDMIEPSEARFPAYEL; encoded by the exons ATGGCTGATCGTTTCTTCCCAAATGAAATGCCAGAAACATCACTTGCAGTTGCAGCTCATGAAACAACAACTGCCCAAGACTCTCTCACCAAGCTCCTTTCTCTTCCGTACACAGCAGTTAGTGACACGCTCAAAAACTCAGCTTTGGCTCTCAAACAAACA GTTGTGAATGAGACATGGGGAGTGAGTGGAAAGCGTGTGCAAGATTACACTTTGTATACGGGTGCTCTCGGGACTGCTTACTTGCTGTTTAAAGCTTACCAAGTTACCAAGAATGACAATGAGCTTAAGTTGTGTTGTGATATTGTCGAGGCCTGTGATTCTGCTTCGAGAGATTCTGG GCGTGTGACATTCATATGTGGGCGGGCTGGTGTTTGTGCTCTCGGTGCTGTCCTGGCAAAGCATGCTGGTGATGAAAGGCTACTTGATCACTACTTAACAAAGTTTAAAGAG ATCAAACTCCCTAGTGATTTGCCAAATGAGTTATTATATGGGAGAGTGGGGTTTTTATGGGCCTGTTCATTCTTAAACAAGCATATGGGTAAAGACACAATATCTACTGCCCAAATG AGAGCAGTTGTGGATGAAATTATTAAGGCTGGTAGACGATTAGCTAACAGGGGAAGATGCCCATTGATGTATGAATGGCATGGGAAGAAGTATTGGGGTGCTGCCCATGGACTGGCAGGGATTATGCATGTTTTGATGGACATGGAACTGAAACCTGATGAGGTGGAGGATGTTAAGGGTACACTTCGCTACATGATAAAGAACCGTTTCCCCAGCGGCAATTATCCTTCTAGTGAAGGAAGTGAATCCGATCGTCTTGTGCATTGGTGCCATGGTGCTCCTGGGGTCACTCTAACCCTCGCAAAAGCAGCTGAG GTTTTTGGAGAGAAGGAATTCTTGCAAGCGGCTGTGGATGCTGGCGAGGTGGTATGGAAAAGGGGTCTACTTAAACAAGTTGGCATCTGTCATGGCATCAGTGGGAACACCTATGTTTTTCTATCACTCTACCGACTGACTGGTAACGTCGAGTACTTGTACAGAGCCAAAGCATTTGCATGCTTTCTGTATGATAGAGCTCAAAAACTCATAGCAGAAGGGAAGATGCATGGAGGTGATCGCCCTTATTCACTATTTGAAGGTATAGGAGGGATGACTCATCTCTTTCTGGACATGATTGAACCATCCGAAGCTAGGTTCCCTGCTTATGAACTTTAA
- the LOC102614959 gene encoding protochlorophyllide reductase, chloroplastic, giving the protein MALQAAALVPSAFSVPKEGKTSASFKDSSLFGVSFSEHAKADFSSSALRCEREFSQRNGVVRAQTMAIASPAVDVSSPQGKKTLRKGSVIITGASSGLGLATAKALAETGKWHIIMACRDFLKAERAAKSAGMAKENYTIMHLDLASLDSVRQFVDTFRRSGRPLDVLVCNAAVYLPTAKEPTFTAEGFELSVGTNHLGHFLLSRLLLDDLKQSDYPSKRLIIVGSITGNTNTLAGNVPPKANLGDLRGFAGGLNGLNSSSMIDGGDFDGAKAYKDSKVCNMLTMQEFHRRFHEETGIAFASLYPGCIATTGLFREHIPLFRLLFPPFQKYITKGYVSEDEAGKRLAQVVSDPSLTKSGVYWSWNKDSASFENQLSQEASDVEKARKVWEISEKLVGLA; this is encoded by the exons ATGGCCCTCCAAGCTGCTGCTTTGGTTCCCTCTGCTTTCTCAGTCCCCAAAGAG ggcaaaactagtgcatctTTCAAGGACTCGAGTCTTTTTGGAGTTTCATTCTCAGAACATGCAAAGGCTGATTTCAGCTCTTCTGCATTAAGATGCGAG AGAGAATTCAGCCAAAGAAATGGGGTGGTAAGAGCCCAAACAATGGCTATTGCCTCTCCAGCAGTCGATGTTTCTTCCCCACAAGGGAAGAAAACTCTCAGAAAAGGCAGCGTTATAATCACCGGCGCATCGTCTGGATTGGGGCTGGCCACAGCTAAGGCTTTAGCTGAAACTGGGAAATGGCATATAATCATGGCCTGCAGGGATTTTCTCAAGGCTGAAAGAGCCGCCAAGTCGGCTGGCATGGCTAAGGAGAACTACACTATCATGCATTTAGATCTGGCTTCCCTTGACAGTGTTCGCCAATTTGTTGATACCTTCAGGCGATCAGGCAGACCTCTCGATGTGCTAGTTTGCAATGCTGCTGTTTATTTGCCAACTGCTAAGGAGCCTACATTTACGGCCGAGGGATTTGAACTTAGTGTTGGAACCAACCATCTTGGTCACTTCCTCCTTTCACGGCTGTTGCTTGATGACTTGAAGCAATCTGATTACCCATCAAAGCGTCTCATCATCGTTGGCTCAATCACAG GAAACACAAATACCTTGGCTGGTAATGTACCTCCTAAGGCCAACCTTGGGGACTTAAGGGGATTTGCTGGAGGCTTAAATGGGCTAAACAGCTCATCCATGATTGACGGTGGAGATTTTGACGGTGCCAAGGCCTACAAGGACAGCAAAGTCTGCAACATGCTTACCATGCAAGAGTTTCACAGGCGGTTCCACGAGGAAACTGGCATCGCATTCGCTTCCCTTTACCCTGGCTGCATTGCCACAACAGGCTTGTTCAGGGAGCACATTCCCTTGTTCAGACTTCTCTTCCCCCCATTCCAAAAGTACATCACCAAGGGTTATGTCTCTGAAGATGAAGCTGGAAAAAGACTTGCTCAG GTTGTGAGCGATCCAAGCTTGACAAAATCAGGTGTTTACTGGAGCTGGAACAAGGACTCAGCTTCATTTGAGAATCAGTTGTCTCAGGAAGCTAGTGACGTTGAGAAGGCACGTAAAGTCTGGGAGATAAGTGAGAAACTTGTTGGTTTGGCCTAA
- the LOC102614368 gene encoding uncharacterized protein LOC102614368 — protein MSKTGGGGDEEDEDECFYESLDRLVTSSSNSCTTSSSSDSEPDNPNRNPDSPNYEFRVPKFPMGVSTKYDVWISEPISVSERRSRLLREMGLSHDRALARAKPGSEVQDRGMGNGDFGRSASTDQLTKQDQVCSSSSSNVRDGGVSVTIVRSKSDGAKSSSGCDRDGSGRHRHQLSVCSPSILSIHCSSLDSPRVNNGNSNDNDSSNVSYNVDQNQSVLVRKSPSGNSNNGSSPVASAALSNKPPTGRNCKRMDESRGDSMSINGNGNYIGNSGEVVEDFDGNGTAGVAEQGCLIKNLDNGKEFVVNEIQEDGTWKKVKEVGTGRQLTIEEFEMCVGHSPIVQELMRRQNVEEGNKDSFDLNNNGSSGGGMKSKKKGSWFKSIRTVASSVTGHKERRSSDERDTSSEKGGRRSSSATDDSQDVSFHGQERVRVRQYGKSCKDLTALYKCQEIQAHNGSIWSIKFSLDGRYLASAGEDCVIHVWQVVESERKGELLEKQEDGHLNMLLLANGSPEPTSLSPKHLDNHLEKKRRGRSINRKSLSLDHMVVPETVFALSDKPICSFQGHLDDVLDLSWSKSQHLLSSSMDKTVRLWHLSSKTCLKIFSHSDYVTCIQFNPVDDRYFISGSLDAKVRIWSIPERQVVDWNDLHEMVTAACYTPDGQGALVGSYKGSCHLYNTSENKLQQKSPINLQNKKKRSHQRKITGFQFAPGSSSEVLVTSADSRIRVVDGIDLVHKFKGFRNTNSQISASLTANGRYVVSASEDSYVYVWKYEAESRPSRSKSITVTHSYEHFHCQDVSVAIPWPGVGDTWGLQDTYLDEFSTANHPPTPVEEISGNEDCRSATGYTNSPLNGTISSATNSYFFDRISATWPEEKLVLAARNRSPRTSLDISNGISSSISAWGMVIVTAGLRGEIRAYQNFGLPVRI, from the exons ATGAGCAAGACTGGCGGTGGAGGTGACGAAGAAGACGAAGACGAATGTTTCTATGAGTCACTTGATCGCTTGGTTACTTCGTCATCTAATTCTTGCacaacttcttcttcttccgaTTCTGAACCCGACAACCCGAATCGCAACCCGGACTCTCCTAATTATGAATTCCGGGTACCCAAATTCCCCATGGGCGTCTCTACGAAGTACGACGTTTGGATCTCCGAGCCCATTTCGGTGTCCGAGCGGCGGTCACGACTGCTACGTGAAATGGGTCTCAGTCACGACCGGGCCTTGGCCCGGGCGAAACCCGGATCCGAAGTGCAGGATAGGGGAATGGGAAATGGAGATTTTGGACGATCGGCGTCGACTGATCAGTTGACTAAGCAAGATCAGGTTTGTTCTTCGTCTTCTTCAAATGTTCGTGATGGTGGTGTGAGTGTGACTATCGTTCGATCAAAATCCGATGGTGCAAAGAGTAGTAGCGGTTGTGATCGTGATGGTAGTGGTCGGCATCGTCATCAATTATCTGTTTGTTCGCCTTCTATTCTTTCTATTCATTGTTCTTCTTTAGATTCGCCGCGTGTAAATAATGGTAACAGTAACGATAATGATAGTAGTAATGTTAGTTATAATGTTGATCAAAATCAAAGTGTCCTTGTTCGTAAGTCGCCTAGTGGTAATAGCAATAATGGGTCTTCTCCAGTTGCTAGTGCTGCTTTGTCAAATAAGCCACCCACTGGCAGGAATTGTAAGAGAATGGATGAGAGTCGGGGAGATTCCATGAGTATAAATGGGAATGGAAATTATATTGGGAATAGTGGAGAAGTTGTTGAGGATTTTGATGGTAACGGGACAGCCGGGGTAGCTGAACAAGgctgtttaataaaaaatcttgatAATGGAAAAGAGTTTGTGGTGAATGAGATTCAGGAGGATGGGACATGGAAGAAGGTGAAGGAAGTGGGGACTGGTAGGCAGTTGACAATCGAAGAGTTTGAAATGTGTGTGGGACATTCGCCAATTGTTCAAGAGTTGATGAGGAGGCAGAATGTGGAGGAGGGTAATAAGGATAGTTTTGATTTGAACAATAATGGGAGTAGTGGTGGTGGAATGAAGTCAAAGAAGAAAGGAAGCTGGTTCAAGAGTATAAGGACTGTTGCTAGTAGTGTGACAGGGCATAAAGAGAGGCGAAGTAGTGATGAGAGGGATACCTCATCGGAGAAGGGTGGGCGGAGGTCCAGTTCTGCCACGGATGATAGCCAGGATGTTTCATTTCATGGACAAGAGAGAGTGAGGGTGAGGCAATATGGGAAGTCATGTAAAGATCTTACGGCTCTGTACAAGTGCCAGGAAATACAGGCGCACAATGGATCTATTTGGAGTATTAAGTTCAGTTTGGATGGAAGGTATCTTGCAAGTGCAGGTGAGGATTGTGTTATTCATGTTTGGCAGGTTGTGGAATCAGAGAGGAAGGGAGAATTGTTAGAGAAACAAGAAGATGGGCATTTGAATATGTTGCTACTGGCCAATGGATCACCAGAACCAACTTCATTGTCACCAAAGCATCTTGATAACCAtcttgagaagaagagaagagggAGGTCTATAAACCGAAAATCATTGAGCTTGGACCATATGGTGGTGCCAGAGACTGTGTTTGCGCTTTCAGATAAACCCATTTGTTCATTCCAAGGACATCTTGATGATGTGCTCGACCTGTCGTGGTCCAAGTCTCAG CATTTGCTCTCTTCTTCAATGGACAAAACAGTGCGGCTGTGGCACTTGTCTAGCAAGACgtgtttgaaaatattttctcacAGTGATTATG TAACTTGCATCCAGTTTAATCCTGTTGATGATAGATATTTCATTAGTGGATCGCTTGATGCTAAGGTTCGCATATGGAGCATTCCTGAACGTCAAGTAGTTGACTGGAATGATCTGCATGAGATGGTCACTGCCGCTTGCTACACACCAGATGGTCAG GGTGCACTGGTTGGGTCTTACAAGGGAAGCTGTCATTTATACAATACATCTG AGAATAAGTTGCAACAGAAGAGTCCAATCAACCTGCAGAATAAGAAGAAGAGATCTCATCAGAGGAAAATCACTGGTTTCCAG TTTGCACCAGGAAGTTCATCAGAAGTGCTCGTCACGTCTGCAGATTCAAGGATTCGAGTTGTTGATGGCATTGACTTGGTTCACAAGTTCAAAG GTTTTCGTAACACAAATAGCCAAATCTCAGCTTCACTCACAGCAAATGGAAGATATGTGGTCTCTGCTAGTGAGGATTCTTATGTTTATGTATGGAAATACGAAGCTGAATCCCGACCTAGCAGAAGCAAAAGTATTACTGTTACGCATTCATATGAGCATTTCCATTGTCAAGATGTTTCAGTGGCCATCCCTTGGCCTGGTGTGGGTGACACTTGGGGGCTGCAAGATACATATCTTGATGAGTTTTCCACCGCAAACCATCCTCCTACACCTGTTGAGGAAATTAGTGGTAATGAGGATTGTCGATCTGCAACTGGTTACACCAATAGTCCGCTAAATGGAACCATTTCTAGTGCAACCAACAGCTATTTCTTTGATAGAATCTCAGCTACATGGCCAGAGGAAAAACTTGTCTTGGCTGCTAGGAATCGGAGCCCTCGAACCAGCTTGGATATATCCAATGGGATAAGTTCAAGCATCTCAGCATGGGGTATGGTGATTGTAACGGCTGGCCTTCGTGGGGAAATTAGAGCGTATCAAAATTTTGGATTGCCAGTTCGAATTTAA
- the LOC102614086 gene encoding uncharacterized protein LOC102614086, producing MASKLLIATVFVFDLIAFGLAVAAEQRRSTATIQTDSEKNYNYCIYDSDISTGMGVGAFLFLLASQVLIMLASRCFCCGKPLSPGGSRAWAVILFIICWVFFFIAEVCLLAGSVRNAYHTKYRTIWGENPPSCQTVRKGVFAAGAAFVFFTAIVSEFYYICYSKARESFQPYGGETGVGMGTYK from the exons ATGGCCTCAAAGCTTCTGATTGCCACTGTGTTTGTGTTTGATCTCATTGCTTTCGGCTTGGCTGTTGCAGCTGAACAGAGGAGAAGCACT GCCACAATTCAAACTGATTCTGAAAAGAACTACAACTACTGTATCTATGACTCGGACATTTCCACCGGCATGGGTGTTGGTGCATTCTTGTTCCTCCTGGCTAGCCAAGTCCTTATAATGTTGGCAAGCAGATGCTTCTGCTGTGGAAAGCCTTTAAGTCCTGGCGGTTCAAGGGCTTGGGCTGTTATCCTTTTCATCATCTGCTG GGTGTTTTTCTTCATTGCTGAGGTATGCTTGTTGGCGGGTTCAGTGAGGAATGCTTATCACACCAAGTACAGGACTATTTGGGGTGAAAATCCTCCATCTTGCCAAACTGTGAGAAAGGGAGTTTTTGCTGCAGGGGCAGCTTTCGTTTTCTTCACTGCCATTGTCTCCGAATTCTACTACATTTGCTATTCCAAGGCCAGGGAAAGCTTCCAGCCATATGGCGGAGAAACTGGTGTCGGCATGGGGACCTACAAATAA